From the genome of Candidatus Acidiferrales bacterium:
AAGAAACGAGGAACACAATCGTGTTGAGTGCTTTCAAGATGCAAAGACTCAATTATAGCGGAACAATTTCAAATGGAGAGTAAGTTGGTTTGGAGAATAGTTTTATTCATTGCCGTATCGTTCCTGTTTGCCGCGTGTTCAAAGGAAAGTAACGACGATACCGACGTCAAGCCGCGTGCGATCGTTAAAGTTGCCTCCGCCTATCTCGGCGACATGGATGCCATGATAAGCACTACGGGTTCATTCGAAGTTCTCCGCGACGAGAAAATAAAATCTACTATAGCCGGGAAAGTGGAAAAAGTGGTTGTGCTCGAAGGGGACGTCGTTCAGAAAGGGGCGATTGTCGCGACCATAGTCTCCCAGGAGTCTTACGCTGCGATTGCAGGCGCAACTCAGCTTTTGAATCAGGCGACTACGGAAGCGGAGAAGAAGCAAGCCGAAGAGGCGCTGCACCTTGCGGAAACGACAGCAGCGTCCGCGAAAATCTCTGCGCCATTTTCAGGTGCCGTCATACATAGGTTCGTGGCGGAAGGTGAACTCGTCTCGCAGGGAACCGATCTCGTCGAAATCATCGATCCTTCCACGGAATATTTCGTCGCTGTCGTTCCGATAAATTATCTTTCGTCGATCAGGACGGGACAGGCTGCTCTTGTCACGATTCCGGGGATGACTATACCGCCGTTGCACGGGACCGTTCAGGCGATCAACCCGGCAACGGATCCGAACAGCCAGAGCATTCAAGTGAGAATAAATCTTCGTTCGATTCCCTCGAAGGTCGCCGCAGGCACGTTCGGAAATGTCCGTATCAAAATCGGCGAGCACAGATCGGCAGTCCTCGTTCCTAAAGGGGCAGTGTACCATGACGATGAGCGCAATCTGTATTTCGTGTGGCGAGTTCAGGGTGATTCTCTTGCACTGATGACTCAGGTGGATGTCGGTCTTTCCGACTCGTCGCGCTTTGAAATCACTTCGGGTATCAAAGCTGGTGATGTTGTCGCTATTGCCGGCGGATATGGACTTCCGGATTCAACCGATGTCACCGTGTCTGCGAACTAGGGAAATATCAACCGGATGAAGCTCTACGAATTTATCTCGCGGCACAGGAAGGCTGTATTTTTTCTCATCGCGATATTCACCATCGGTGGGATCGTGTCACTCTTTCTCATGCCGATTGCTCTCTTCCCGAACATAGATTTCCCTCGAATCGTGATGATCGCCGACAACGGTGAGGAACCGGCCGAGCGTATGATGATTGAGGTTACTCGACCGTTAGAGGAAGCGGCGCGGGCAATACCGGGGGTCACGCGCGTGAAGTCGGCCACGAGCAGGGGTTCGTCGGAAATAGATATCAATTTTGACTGGGGAACAGATATTATTCAAGCACTTCAACTCCTGCAGGGAAAAGTCTCGAGCATTCGAAATGAACTTCCGCCGACGGTTTCAATCGATATAGAGAGAATGAATGCTGCCGTGTTTCCGATCGCAGGCTTCAGCCTTACTTCCGATTCACTCGATCAAGTTCAGCTCCGTGATCTTGCTTATTACGTCGTTCGACCCGCGTTGATGAGGGTCAGCGGAATTGCGGATGTTGTCGTTGTCGGAGGGAGACAGCGCGAGTTTCTTGTTAAGATAAATCCACAGAGGCTTCAAAGTTACGGGCTGAGCGTGAGTGACGTTTCATCTGCAATTGACAGGACAAATTTTGTTTCAGCCACCGGACTTGTCGAAAGAAATTACCAGATTTATTTGACCCTTGTCGACGGACTCTATAAAGGTCTCGACGACATCAAAAACACCGTTGTCGATTTCAGGAACGGGATGCCGATTACCGTCGGCGACGTTGCATCGGTCGAGCCTTCGGAAAAAATAGAATACATCCGCGTTACCGCGGACGAAAGGCCGGCTGTCCTCGTCAATATCGTCCGCCAACCGTCGGGCAATACGGTCGAGATCGGCAAGCAGGTTCGTGCGCAGCTTGCGAGTATGAAAGATGTAATTCCGCCAAGCGTGAAGATGAAATATTTCTATGACCAGGGAGATTTCATAAGCAGTTCGATTGGAAGCGCAAGAGATTCAATCATCGTCGGACTCCTGCTAGCCATTCTCGTCATATTCGTTTTCCTCAGGAGTTTTAGGATCGGTTCGGTCGCGGTAATCACGGTCCCGGCAGTTTTCGCATCAGCGGTACTTTTCCTGTATATCATCGGTAATACCCTTAACATAATGACCCTTGGCGGCATCGCTGCAGCGGTAGGACTTGTCATCGATGACAATGTTGTCATGATTGAAAATATTTTCAGGCATATGAGATATGAAAGGGGAAGTCCTCGCCAGGCTGTGGCGGAGTCGATGAGAGAAATTCTTCCTGCGATCGTAGGATCGAGTCTCAGCTCTATCATAGTCTTCGCTCCGTTTGCATTCCTGTATGGAGTCACTGGAGCCTTCTTCAAGCCTCTCGCAATCACCATGGCGGTGTCGCTTGCCGTGTCGATGATCTATTCGCTCACGCTGGTTCCGTTACTTGCAGAAAAGTTTATTACGCAGAAAGACGTTGAGTTGGAGTTCAGCCGGGAAGAGAAATCGCATCACAGATTTTCCGGGGCATACGAGTCCGCGCTCAAATCGCTTCTTAGGAGAAGTTACCTTGGACCGGTTTTTGCCGTCATTGTTCTCGGTGCGACATTCCTTTTATACAGCAGCATTGGAAGCGACTTCATGCCGCATATGGACGAAGGATCGTTTGTCCTGGATTATAATTCGCCCCCGGGCACGTCGCTGGACGAAACGAACCGGATGTTGATGCAGGTTGAAAAGATAATCATGTCGATCCCGGAAGTGGATTCATATTCCCGTCGCACAGGGACACAGTTGGGTTTTTTCATAACCGAGCCGAACAATGGCGACTTCCTGATCAAACTAAAGAAGAACAGGAGGCGTTCTGTCTTTCAGATAATCGACGAGCTGCGGCAAAAAGTTGAGACGCAGGAGCCGGCACTGATAATCGATTTCGGGCAGGCGATGCAGGACCTGATCGGAGATCTTACTAATTCACCGGCGCCTGTTGAGATAAAAATATTTGGGCCGGACCAGAATGTCATCGAAGAAAAAGCTAAAGAAGTTGCCGACATTATCCATGATGTGCCCGGAGTTGTAGATGTATTCAACGGGATCGTCATCAGCGGCCCTTCGATCGTCGTTCATCCTGATCCTGTGCTCACTGCACGAGCCGGATTCACCATGGCTGAGATTCAATCCCAGCTTCGGACTATAATGGAAGGAAGTGCAGATACGTATGTCCTAAATGGAGAGAAATTGATCGGGGTGCGGGTAAGATATCCGGAACAATATCACAGCGCCCTTGAAGATATTCAGAATGTAAGATTGAAATCTCCGAACGGATTCTATGTTCCGTTGAGCAATGTGGCTTCGGTGGAGGTTCTGAAGGGGCAAAGCGAAGTTGACCGTGAGGATCTGAAGTTGATGCTCCCCGTCAGCGCGAGAATTTCCGGCAGAGATCTGGGAAGCACGATAACCGACATAAAGAAAATTCTACAAGCTAAACTTGTTCTTCCTCAGGGAGTCACTTATTCTTTCGGCGGACTCTATCAGAGCCAGCAAGAGTCCTTCAGAAGCCTTCTGCTCGTTTTGATTGCAGCATTTATTTTGGTAATTGCTTTGATGATTATTGAATTCGAGAGTTTAACAGTTCCTATTGTGCTTTTCTCGACTAACCTTACTTCTTTGTTCGGTGTACTTCTTGCGCTCGTAATAACTGGAATTACTTTCAATATTTCAAGTTTTGTCGGAATGATAATGATGGTAGGAATAGTTAACGAAAATGGAGTTTTAATAATCCATATGATAAATCAGATTGGTGAGAAAGATGGGTACAATATGAACACAATCCTCCGCGCGTGTAAAGTCAGAGCAAGGCCAATTTTGATGACTACATTTGCCGCCGTGTTTGCATTGATGCCTCTCGCTCTCGGTGTCGGAGCCGGTGGGCAGATGCAGCAGCCGCTCGCTGTCGCGGTGATCGGCGGATTCTTGCTCTCCAGTTTCCTGCTGCTTTTTGAGTTGCCGGCATTGTATGTTTTCCTCAGGAGAATAAAATGAGAATCCTCCTTGTTGAAGACGACAAAAGTCTCCAGCGGACTCTCACCAAGCTTTTCAAGACCCAGAACTTTGCTGTTGATGCAACCGAGTCGGGCAAACAGGCCGTCTTTCTTGCGAAGACGAACGACTTCGATGTGATTGTTCTTGATCTGATGCTGCCGGACATCGATGGCTTCGAAGTTTGCCGGCGGATTCGAGATGAGAAGCTGCCGACTCCGATCCTGATGCTCACGGCATTGGACGAGGTTGAAAACAGGATAAAGGGTCTCGATACCGGTGCTGATGATTATTTGCCGAAACCGTTCCACGCCGGCGAGCTGCTCGCAAGAATTCGCGCATTGTCGCGAAGAGCAACGGGTGAAAAGACATCTGTTATCAAAGTGCGCGAGATTGAGTTAGACACCGCGGCCCGCAAGGCGTTCAGAAACGGCAAAGACCTGAAACTATCGGGCAAAGAGCTTGCATTACTCGAGCATCTGCTTGTCAACCGGAATAAGATCGTGACACGCGCGGAGCTTGCGGAACATGTCTGGGATATGAATTTCGATCCGCGCAGCAACGTTATCGACGCCTTCATAAAACTGCTGAGAAAAAAAATCGAATCCGGCACAAGGCAGAAGTTGGTAAAAACAGTCAGGGGTATCGGGTATACG
Proteins encoded in this window:
- a CDS encoding efflux RND transporter periplasmic adaptor subunit; this encodes MESKLVWRIVLFIAVSFLFAACSKESNDDTDVKPRAIVKVASAYLGDMDAMISTTGSFEVLRDEKIKSTIAGKVEKVVVLEGDVVQKGAIVATIVSQESYAAIAGATQLLNQATTEAEKKQAEEALHLAETTAASAKISAPFSGAVIHRFVAEGELVSQGTDLVEIIDPSTEYFVAVVPINYLSSIRTGQAALVTIPGMTIPPLHGTVQAINPATDPNSQSIQVRINLRSIPSKVAAGTFGNVRIKIGEHRSAVLVPKGAVYHDDERNLYFVWRVQGDSLALMTQVDVGLSDSSRFEITSGIKAGDVVAIAGGYGLPDSTDVTVSAN
- a CDS encoding efflux RND transporter permease subunit, with translation MKLYEFISRHRKAVFFLIAIFTIGGIVSLFLMPIALFPNIDFPRIVMIADNGEEPAERMMIEVTRPLEEAARAIPGVTRVKSATSRGSSEIDINFDWGTDIIQALQLLQGKVSSIRNELPPTVSIDIERMNAAVFPIAGFSLTSDSLDQVQLRDLAYYVVRPALMRVSGIADVVVVGGRQREFLVKINPQRLQSYGLSVSDVSSAIDRTNFVSATGLVERNYQIYLTLVDGLYKGLDDIKNTVVDFRNGMPITVGDVASVEPSEKIEYIRVTADERPAVLVNIVRQPSGNTVEIGKQVRAQLASMKDVIPPSVKMKYFYDQGDFISSSIGSARDSIIVGLLLAILVIFVFLRSFRIGSVAVITVPAVFASAVLFLYIIGNTLNIMTLGGIAAAVGLVIDDNVVMIENIFRHMRYERGSPRQAVAESMREILPAIVGSSLSSIIVFAPFAFLYGVTGAFFKPLAITMAVSLAVSMIYSLTLVPLLAEKFITQKDVELEFSREEKSHHRFSGAYESALKSLLRRSYLGPVFAVIVLGATFLLYSSIGSDFMPHMDEGSFVLDYNSPPGTSLDETNRMLMQVEKIIMSIPEVDSYSRRTGTQLGFFITEPNNGDFLIKLKKNRRRSVFQIIDELRQKVETQEPALIIDFGQAMQDLIGDLTNSPAPVEIKIFGPDQNVIEEKAKEVADIIHDVPGVVDVFNGIVISGPSIVVHPDPVLTARAGFTMAEIQSQLRTIMEGSADTYVLNGEKLIGVRVRYPEQYHSALEDIQNVRLKSPNGFYVPLSNVASVEVLKGQSEVDREDLKLMLPVSARISGRDLGSTITDIKKILQAKLVLPQGVTYSFGGLYQSQQESFRSLLLVLIAAFILVIALMIIEFESLTVPIVLFSTNLTSLFGVLLALVITGITFNISSFVGMIMMVGIVNENGVLIIHMINQIGEKDGYNMNTILRACKVRARPILMTTFAAVFALMPLALGVGAGGQMQQPLAVAVIGGFLLSSFLLLFELPALYVFLRRIK
- a CDS encoding response regulator transcription factor — protein: MRILLVEDDKSLQRTLTKLFKTQNFAVDATESGKQAVFLAKTNDFDVIVLDLMLPDIDGFEVCRRIRDEKLPTPILMLTALDEVENRIKGLDTGADDYLPKPFHAGELLARIRALSRRATGEKTSVIKVREIELDTAARKAFRNGKDLKLSGKELALLEHLLVNRNKIVTRAELAEHVWDMNFDPRSNVIDAFIKLLRKKIESGTRQKLVKTVRGIGYTISDEE